Proteins encoded together in one Oenanthe melanoleuca isolate GR-GAL-2019-014 chromosome 7, OMel1.0, whole genome shotgun sequence window:
- the OSGEPL1 gene encoding tRNA N6-adenosine threonylcarbamoyltransferase, mitochondrial, producing MNSIAKSVLQSVKHGRAAWLRNSSAHSGKQRFPRLVLGIETSCDDTGAAVVDESGCVLGEALHCQKEVHLQTGGIIPVVAQQLHRENIEQVVQEALRASGVSVAELAAVATTVKPGLALSLGVGLQYSLSLVNRHQKPFIPIHHMEAHALTIRLTHHLEFPFLVLLISGGHCLLAVAQGVSDFLLLGQSTDIAPGDMLDKVARRLSLRKHPECHSMAGGKAIEHLAQTGNQELLTFRLPMQQYRNCDFSFSGLQNLVNNAIVQKEKEEGIQEGEILSCVKDVAAAVQHTVTVHIIQRTYRAMLFCVKNSILPSKNATLVVSGGVASNQYIRKGLQNLADANGFALLCPPPRLCTDNGVMIAWNGIERLRAGLGVLHSTAGIRYEPRAPLGIDISKRVEEESIKVPKLKKIRWLAS from the exons ATGAACAGCATTGCCAAAAGCGTTTTGCAGTCAGTAAAGCACGGCCGAGCTGCGTGGctgaggaacagctctgctcactCTGGAAAGCAGCGTTTTCCCAGGCTGGTTTTGGGAATAGAGACGAGCTGTGACGACACCGGCGCTGCTGTGGTGGATGAGTCTGGCTGTGTTCTGGGAGAAGCACTGCACTGTCAGAAGGAAGTTCATTTACA AACAGGAGGAATAATTCCCGTGGTGGCACAGCAGCTTCACAGAGAAAACATCGAGCAAGTGGTTCAAGAAGCCCTTCGTGCCAGCGGCGTTTCTGTGGCTGAGCTCGCGGCTGTGGCCACCACAGTGAAACCCGGGCTCGCACTGAGCCTGGGCGTGGGGCTGCAGTACAGCCTGAGCTTGGTCAACAGGCACCAGAAGCCCTTCATCCCCATCCATCACATGGAGGCTCACGCTCTGACCATCAGGCTCACACATCACCTGGAATTTCCCTTCTTAGTTCTCCTGATCTCTGGAGGCCACTGTCTCCTGGCAGTAGCGCAAGGAGTTTCAGATTTCCTCCTGCTCGGACAGTCCACGGACATCGCACCGGGTGACATGCTGGATAAG GTGGCACGAAGACTGTCTCTAAGAAAGCACCCAGAGTGCCACAGCATGGCTGGGGGGAAGGCCATAGAGCACCTGGCTCAGACTGGGAACCAGGAACTGCTCACCTTCCGACTGCCCATGCAGCAGTATCGCAACTGCGACTTCTCTTTCTCCGGACTTCAAAACCTTGTCAATAATGCCATtgtacagaaagaaaaggaagaag GAATTCAGGAAGGTGAGATCCTGTCCTGTGTTAAGGATGTTGCTGCTGCCGtacagcacacagtgactgtTCATATTATCCAGAGGACATATCGAGCCATGCTCTTCTGCGTCAAGAACAGCATATTACCATCAAAAAATGCCACTTTG GTTGTATCAGGAGGAGTTGCAAGTAATCAGTATATCCGAAAAGGTCTACAGAATCTGGCAGATGCAAATGGTTTTGCTTTACTGTGTCCTCCTCCAAGACTCTGCACTGATAATGGGGTTATGATTGCATG GAATGGCATTGAAAGGTTACGTGCAGGACTGGGGGTGctacacagcactgctggcatcCGCTATGAGCCAAG agCTCCCCTGGGAATTGATATTTCAAAAAGAGTTGAAGAAGAGTCCATCAAGGtgccaaaattaaaaaagataCGATGGTTGGCATCTTAA
- the ASDURF gene encoding ASNSD1 upstream open reading frame protein — protein sequence MSGRPPRQEDEESATLGHKEELSRRIKEQKVVVDELSNLKKNRKVYKQQPNSNIFFLADRTEMLSQCKNTLDELKKAHQELENSEKAKMKK from the exons ATGTCGGGCCGCCCGCCGcggcaggaggatgaggagagcGCGACGTTGGGCCACAAGGAGGAGCTGAGCCGGCGG ATTAAAGAGCAGAAGGTTGTAGTCGATGAGCTTTCCAATTTGAAGAAGAACCGG aaagtTTATAAGCAGCAACCCAATAGCAACATATTCTTCCTTGCAGACCGGACAGAAATGCTGTCTCAGTGCAAAA ATACATTAGATGAATTAAAGAAGGCACATCAGGAGctggaaaattcagaaaaggcTAAAATGAAGAAGTAG
- the ORMDL1 gene encoding ORM1-like protein 1 — MNVGVAHSEVNPNTRVMNSRGMWLTYALGVGMLHIVLLSIPFFSVPVAWTLTNVIHNLGMYVFLHAVKGTPFETPDQGKARLLTHWEQLDYGVQFTSSRKFFTISPIILYFLTSFYTKYDPTHFILNTASLLTVLIPKLPQLHGVRIFGINKY; from the exons ATGAACGTAGGAGTTGCCCACAGCGAGGTGAACCCAAACACTCGAGTGATGAACAGCCGTGGAATGTGGCTGACATACGCGCTCGGAGTCGGCATGCTGCACATTGTCCTGCTCAGCATTCCCTTCTTTAGTGTCCCTGTCGCCTGGACTTTAACAAATGTCATTCACAACCTG gGAATGTATGTGTTTTTGCATGCAGTAAAGGGAACTCCTTTTGAAACACCTGATCAGGGCAAAGCTAGGCTACTAACACACTGGGAACAACTGGATTATGGAGTACAATTCACATCTTCAAGGAAGTTCTTCACAATCTCTCCTATAATTCT GTACTTCCTGACGAGTTTCTATACAAAGTATGATCCAACACACTTTATCCTCAACACAGCCTCTCTCCTGACCGTGCTTATCCCCAAGCTGCCACAGTTGCATGGGGTTCGAATCTTTGGCATCAATAAATACTAA
- the ASNSD1 gene encoding asparagine synthetase domain-containing protein 1: MCGICCVVTLCSQRAIHDFLSEDTLCHLRRRGPDSSQQLIKTVPDLSYECLFSGHVLHLRGLVTPQPLEDVNNNIFLWNGEIFSGVHVGNLENDTEVMFHHLALCSSEMDILSLFSLLQGPWSFIYYEAARHSLWFGRDYFGRRSLLWQFSNEADSAFCLTSVSGCSESGNQWQEVPASGIFKIDLKACATTKSLSLTLFPWKYSCIEEAVEETFMNVLDQVSKDLPNHVHLMVNESKLCLRAPVIPLNKTVSKASGACPGSNSSNINCVVSVETLQEFLAEDHKKKLACQFLDVLNEAVKRRVLCLFRDPDQKTREFPSMSHKKAHIAVLFSGGIDSMVIAALADKHVPLEEPIDLLNVAFMMKKQAKHRGTTKRHTNHDVQLDLLCPQEGCQDLDADSSTHLSCFDVPDRITGRAGLKELEAINPSRTWNFVEINVTLEELKKVRKERINYLIYPLDTVLDDSIGCAIWFASRGEGFISNQGELKPYKSPAKVVLMGIGADEQLAGYSRHRVCFRKDGLEGLNKELEMELGRISSRNLGRDDRIIGDHGKEARFPFLDEDVVSFLNSLPVSEKADLTLPRGIGEKLILRLAAKELGLTASTVLPKRAVQFGSRIAKLESNSEKASDTCSRLKLLSVDEL, encoded by the exons ATGTGTGGTATTTGCTGTGTTGTTACCTTGTGCAGCCAGCGTGCGATTCATGATTTCCTCAGTGAAGACACCCTCTGCCATCTGAGAAGAAGAGGACCAGACAGTAGCCAACAGTTGATAAAAACTGTGCCTGATCTCTCTTATGAATGTCTCTTTTCAGGCCATGTACTTCACTTGAGGGGACTAGTGACTCCTCAGCCTCTGGAAGATGTcaataacaatatttttctttggaatgGAGAAATTTTCAGTGGAGTGCATGTAGGAAATCTAGAGAATGATACCGAAGTAATGTTTCATCATCTGGCTTTATGCAGCAGTGAAATGGACATTTTGTCACTCTTCTCATTGCTTCAGGGTCCCTGgtcttttatttattatgaAGCAGCCAGACACAGTTTATGGTTTGGCAGAGATTACTTTGGTCGTCGTAGTTTGCTTTGGCAGTTCAGTAATGAGGCTGACAGCGCTTTCTGTCTCACATCTGTAAGTGGTTGTTCTGAATCAGGCAACCAATGGCAAGAAGTCCCAGCATCTGGAATTTTCAAAATTGATCTCAAAGCTTGTGCAACAACTAAATCTTTGTCTTTAACATTGTTTCCATGGAAGTACAGCTGCATAGAGGAAGCAGTAGAAGAAACATTCATGAATGTTCTTGACCAAGTGTCAAAAGATTTACCAAACCATGTACATCTCATGGTGAATGAATCAAAGCTGTGTCTTAGAGCACCAGTTATCCCCTTAAATAAAACAGTTTCTAAAGCTTCAGGTGCATGTCCAGGCTCTAATTCTAGCAACATTAACTGTGTGGTGTCTGTAGAAACCCTTCAAGAATTTCTTGCAGAGGATCATAAGAAAAAATTAGCCTGTCAATTTCTGGATGTTTTAAATGAAGCAGTCAAGAGACGAGTCCTGTGTCTCTTCAGAGACCCAGATCAGAAAACAAGAGAATTTCCAAGCATGTCTCATAAGAAAGCACACATTGCAGTGCTCTTTTCTGGTGGCATTGATTCTATGGTTATTGCAGCCCTGGCTGATAAACATGTGCCTTTGGAAGAGCCAATTGATCTTCTCAATGTAGCTTTCATGATGAAAAAGCAAGCTAAGCACAGGGGTACCACTAAAAGACATACCAACCATGATGTACAGCTTGATTTGCTTTGTCCTCAGGAAGGCTGTCAGGATCTTGATGCTGACTCTAGTACTCATTTATCTTGTTTTGATGTTCCTGACAGAATCACTGGTAGGGCAGGACTGAAGGAATTAGAAGCCATTAACCCTTCAAGAACCTGGAACTTTGTGGAAATTAATGTTACATTAGAGGAATtgaaaaaagtgagaaaagaaCGTATTAATTATTTAATCTATCCACTGGACACAGTCTTGGATGACAGTATTGGCTGTGCAATTTGGTTTGCTTCTAGAGGAGAGGGTTTCATTAGTAACCAAGGAGAACTGAAACCATATAAAAGTCCTGCAAAg GTTGTGCTTATGGGAATTGGAGCAGATGAACAGCTTGCTGGGTATTCCCGACATCGTGTTTGCTTCAGAAAAGATGGCTTAGAGGGTCTTAATAAAGAACTTGAAATGGAGTTAGGTCGCATTTCTTCTCGAAATCTTGGTAGAGATGACAGGATCATCGGTGACCACGGAAAAGAAGCCAG atttccttttcttgatGAAGATGTTGTTTCATTCCTCAATTCTCTTCCTGTCTCAGAAAAAGCTGATTTGACTTTACCTCGAGGAATTGGTGAGAAACTGATTCTGCGCCTTGCAGCCAAGGAGTTGGGCCTGACAGCCTCGACTGTTTTGCCAAAAAGGGCAGTACAGTTTGGATCTCGGATTGCAAAACTAGAGAGCAACAGTGAAAAAGCATCTGACACATGCAGCAGACTGAAGTTACTTTCAGTAGATGAATTATAG